A single region of the Sulfitobacter geojensis genome encodes:
- a CDS encoding UDP-N-acetylglucosamine--N-acetylmuramyl-(pentapeptide) pyrophosphoryl-undecaprenol N-acetylglucosamine transferase, translated as MKAPLLIIAAGGTGGHMFPAQSLAEVMLARGWRVRLSTDARGARYVGGFPEAVEIVQVSSATFARGGVVAKAMVPFRILAGTLGAAWRMLRDRPSVVVGFGGYPSIPALGAATLLRLPRMIHEQNGVLGRVNELFARRVDTVACGTWPTELPEGVEGVHVGNPVRSSVLERAGAGYIPPGDYPMELLVMGGSQGARILSEVVPPAIAALPMDMLKNIRVSHQARDEDGERVTEFYRENGIAADVQPFFDDVPRRMSEAQLVITRAGASTVADMSVIGRPSVLVPLAAAIRDEQTANGRGLVDAGAAVMLTEQEATPETLTEQIETILSMPQIALQMANAALSVGKPEAAEALAALVETLADQGRKT; from the coding sequence ATGAAGGCGCCTTTGCTGATCATCGCGGCAGGTGGCACCGGCGGACATATGTTCCCGGCGCAGTCATTGGCCGAAGTGATGTTGGCGCGGGGCTGGCGGGTGCGCCTGTCCACGGATGCGCGCGGCGCGCGCTATGTGGGCGGTTTCCCCGAAGCGGTCGAGATCGTGCAAGTCAGTTCAGCCACTTTTGCGCGCGGTGGCGTGGTGGCCAAAGCGATGGTGCCGTTCCGCATTTTAGCGGGAACATTGGGGGCGGCGTGGCGGATGCTGCGCGACCGGCCCAGTGTTGTCGTGGGCTTTGGTGGCTACCCGTCGATCCCCGCGCTGGGGGCGGCGACATTGCTGCGCCTGCCAAGGATGATCCATGAACAAAACGGCGTTTTGGGCCGCGTGAACGAGCTGTTTGCCAGGCGGGTCGATACGGTGGCCTGCGGCACATGGCCGACCGAATTGCCCGAAGGTGTCGAGGGTGTGCATGTAGGCAATCCCGTGCGCAGCTCTGTGCTGGAACGCGCGGGTGCGGGGTATATTCCGCCCGGTGATTACCCGATGGAGCTGCTGGTGATGGGCGGTTCACAGGGGGCACGTATCCTTAGCGAAGTGGTGCCGCCCGCGATTGCGGCCTTGCCGATGGACATGTTGAAAAACATCCGCGTGAGCCATCAGGCCCGCGATGAAGATGGTGAACGGGTGACCGAGTTTTACCGCGAAAACGGGATTGCGGCCGATGTGCAGCCGTTCTTTGACGATGTGCCGCGGCGCATGTCGGAAGCGCAGCTGGTGATCACGCGGGCTGGTGCGTCGACGGTGGCGGATATGTCGGTGATCGGGCGGCCCTCGGTTCTGGTGCCCTTGGCCGCAGCGATCCGTGACGAGCAAACCGCCAACGGACGCGGGTTGGTTGATGCGGGCGCGGCTGTGATGCTGACCGAGCAAGAGGCGACCCCCGAAACACTGACCGAACAGATAGAAACCATTCTCAGCATGCCGCAAATCGCTTTGCAGATGGCAAACGCAGCCTTGTCGGTAGGCAAGCCGGAAGCCGCAGAGGCGCTGGCCGCCTTGGTTGAGACCCTCGCAGATCAAGGAAGAAAAACATGA
- the murB gene encoding UDP-N-acetylmuramate dehydrogenase: MTEAKLPTPRGKLTPQRNLNDLTWLRVGGPADYLLQPADLEDLRDFLRDLPENVAIFPMGVGSNLIVRDGGLRAVVVRLGRGFNGIEIDAEHVIAGAAALDAHVARRAADAGLDLTFLRTIPGSIGGAVRMNAGCYGSYTADHLVSVQAVLRDGTVVTLTPEDLNLRYRQSDLAEGAVIVSATFAPPRGDPAALHARMEEQLRKRDETQPTKDRSAGSTFRNPAGFSSTGKADDVHDLKAWKVIDDAGMRGAILGGAQMSPKHSNFLINTGGATAADLENLGEEVRKKVYDTSGISLVWEIMRIGEVKGPSEVDPDA; encoded by the coding sequence ATGACTGAAGCCAAACTGCCGACACCGCGCGGGAAACTGACGCCGCAGCGCAATCTGAACGATTTGACGTGGTTACGTGTGGGCGGTCCGGCGGATTATCTGCTGCAACCGGCGGATCTGGAGGACTTGCGCGACTTCTTGCGCGATTTGCCCGAAAATGTGGCAATTTTCCCCATGGGGGTGGGCAGCAACCTGATTGTGCGCGACGGCGGATTGCGCGCTGTGGTGGTGCGGTTGGGGCGCGGATTTAACGGGATCGAAATTGACGCAGAACATGTGATCGCAGGGGCGGCGGCGCTCGATGCGCATGTGGCACGCCGCGCAGCGGATGCGGGGCTGGATCTGACGTTTTTGCGCACCATTCCGGGCAGTATTGGCGGCGCGGTGCGGATGAACGCGGGCTGTTACGGCAGCTATACAGCGGATCATCTGGTCTCTGTGCAGGCGGTGTTGCGCGATGGCACAGTGGTGACGCTGACGCCTGAGGATTTGAATTTACGCTATCGTCAGAGTGACTTGGCCGAGGGGGCGGTGATCGTGTCCGCGACCTTTGCTCCACCCAGGGGCGATCCCGCGGCGTTGCATGCGCGCATGGAAGAACAGCTGCGCAAGCGCGACGAAACCCAACCGACCAAAGACCGCAGTGCCGGCAGCACCTTTCGCAATCCGGCGGGGTTTTCCTCGACCGGTAAAGCGGATGATGTGCATGATCTCAAGGCGTGGAAAGTCATTGATGATGCGGGCATGCGCGGGGCAATCCTGGGCGGTGCGCAGATGTCGCCAAAACACTCCAATTTTCTGATAAACACGGGCGGAGCCACTGCCGCAGACCTTGAAAACCTCGGCGAGGAGGTGCGAAAAAAGGTTTACGATACCAGCGGGATAAGTCTAGTATGGGAAATTATGCGAATTGGTGAAGTTAAGGGCCCTTCAGAGGTCGATCCAGACGCATAA
- the ftsW gene encoding putative lipid II flippase FtsW, translating to MTAMAHGTVRVIDGEPILPKWWRTVDRWALSCVLMLFAVGLLLGLAASVPLAERNGFQPFHYVQRQAVFGSLAILAMLLTSMMSPLVVRRLAVIGFLVAFVALALLPFFGTDFGKGATRWYSLGFASFQPSEFLKPGFVVAAAWMMAASLEINGPPGKVWSFALCIAIVLMLALQPDFGQACLVLFGWGVMYFVAGAPMILLVGMAAMVVIAGTVAYANSEHFARRIDGFLSPDVDPTTQLGYATNAIREGGLFGVGVGEGEVKWSLPDAHTDFIIAVAAEEYGLVLVMCIIALYTGVVVRSLLRLVRERDPFIRLAGTGLACMFGVQAMINMGVAVRLLPAKGMTLPFVSYGGSSVIASGIAVGMLLAFTRTRPQGEISDILGRGRMR from the coding sequence ATGACAGCGATGGCGCATGGAACCGTTCGTGTAATCGACGGTGAACCCATTCTTCCAAAATGGTGGCGAACCGTAGACCGTTGGGCATTGTCCTGCGTGTTGATGCTGTTCGCGGTCGGGCTTTTGCTGGGATTGGCGGCGTCGGTGCCGCTGGCCGAGCGCAACGGGTTCCAGCCGTTTCATTACGTGCAGCGGCAGGCGGTGTTTGGCAGTCTGGCAATTTTGGCGATGTTGTTAACGTCGATGATGTCGCCCTTGGTTGTGCGGCGTTTGGCGGTAATCGGGTTTCTGGTGGCCTTTGTGGCCTTGGCGCTGTTGCCGTTTTTCGGAACGGATTTTGGCAAGGGGGCAACGCGGTGGTATTCACTGGGGTTTGCGTCGTTCCAGCCGTCCGAGTTTTTAAAGCCCGGGTTTGTGGTTGCCGCGGCATGGATGATGGCGGCCTCGCTTGAGATTAACGGCCCTCCGGGCAAGGTCTGGTCCTTTGCCCTGTGCATCGCGATTGTGCTGATGCTGGCCTTGCAGCCGGATTTCGGACAGGCCTGTCTGGTGTTGTTCGGCTGGGGTGTGATGTATTTCGTGGCCGGTGCACCGATGATTTTGCTGGTCGGCATGGCGGCGATGGTTGTGATCGCGGGGACTGTGGCCTATGCGAACTCGGAACACTTTGCGCGCCGGATTGACGGGTTTCTAAGCCCTGATGTCGATCCCACAACGCAGCTGGGTTATGCTACGAACGCCATCCGCGAGGGCGGCTTGTTTGGTGTGGGCGTGGGGGAAGGCGAGGTAAAATGGTCGCTGCCCGATGCCCATACGGATTTTATCATCGCGGTTGCTGCCGAAGAATACGGGTTGGTTTTGGTCATGTGTATCATTGCGCTTTATACCGGTGTGGTCGTGCGCTCCCTGCTGCGGCTGGTGCGTGAACGTGATCCGTTTATCCGGCTGGCGGGTACGGGATTGGCCTGTATGTTTGGCGTTCAGGCGATGATCAACATGGGCGTGGCGGTGCGGTTGTTGCCAGCAAAGGGCATGACCTTGCCGTTTGTCAGCTATGGCGGGTCATCGGTGATTGCGAGTGGCATTGCCGTCGGCATGTTGCTGGCGTTTACCCGCACGCGCCCACAGGGCGAGATTTCGGACATTCTGGGACGGGGACGCATGCGATGA
- a CDS encoding cell division protein FtsQ/DivIB — protein MWPLNTVKKTQRADPAPSRWAWRMQRLMLTPGFRLALRAGVPFCLTLMAGTIYLADEGRRGAIAQAVADARASIEERPEFMVKLMAIDGAEGALAAEIRASMPLEFPQSSFDLDLPVLRSRITELPGVRTANVRIKPGGILHIDVTPRVPVAVWRNDDGLALVDEAGAHVSTVNARADHPSLPLIAGEGAQMHVPQALTLLRAASALGERVRGVVRMGERRWDVVLDRDQRIMLPEVNPLPALERVIALERAQEVLTRDVAMVDMRQRQRPTIRMNPDANEAWWQAKTK, from the coding sequence ATGTGGCCGCTGAACACCGTTAAGAAAACCCAACGCGCCGATCCCGCCCCCTCACGGTGGGCGTGGCGGATGCAGCGCTTGATGTTGACGCCGGGTTTCCGGCTGGCGTTGCGCGCCGGTGTGCCGTTTTGCCTGACCTTGATGGCGGGGACGATCTATCTGGCGGATGAGGGGCGACGCGGGGCGATTGCCCAAGCCGTTGCGGATGCCCGCGCAAGTATCGAAGAGCGCCCCGAATTCATGGTCAAGCTGATGGCGATTGACGGGGCCGAAGGCGCTTTGGCCGCAGAAATCCGCGCCAGCATGCCGCTGGAATTTCCGCAAAGTTCGTTTGATCTGGACTTGCCTGTCTTGCGCAGCCGGATCACCGAATTGCCGGGCGTGCGCACGGCCAATGTGCGTATCAAGCCGGGCGGCATTTTGCACATCGACGTGACGCCTCGCGTGCCTGTTGCTGTTTGGCGCAATGACGACGGTTTGGCATTGGTCGATGAAGCGGGCGCGCATGTCAGCACGGTGAACGCCCGCGCGGATCATCCCTCCCTGCCGTTGATTGCCGGTGAGGGGGCACAGATGCATGTGCCACAAGCCTTGACGCTGCTGCGTGCGGCATCGGCGCTGGGGGAACGGGTGCGCGGCGTGGTGCGCATGGGCGAGCGGCGCTGGGATGTGGTCTTGGACCGCGACCAGCGGATTATGCTGCCCGAAGTCAATCCACTGCCCGCGCTTGAGCGGGTGATTGCGCTGGAGCGCGCCCAAGAGGTGCTGACGCGTGATGTGGCGATGGTAGATATGCGGCAGAGGCAGCGTCCGACGATAAGGATGAACCCGGATGCAAACGAGGCCTGGTGGCAGGCCAAAACAAAATAG
- the ftsA gene encoding cell division protein FtsA, whose translation MNDLYESQRSMRHMRKIAMQRGVVAILDVGSSKIACLVLRFDGGDTLSDEGTIGSLAGQSGFRVIGAATTRSRGVKFGEIEAMNETERAIRTALQAAQKMAGIRVDHVIACFSGAEPRSYGLDAQIDLDGETVTEDDVARVLAECDVPEYGEGREVLHAQPVNFALDHRSGLSDPRGQLGQMLSVDMHMLTVDAAAVQHLAHCIKRCDLELAGIASSSYASGISSLVEDEQELGAACIDMGGGSTGVSIFIKKHMIYADTVRMGGDHVTQDISLGLQVPTANAERIKTFYGGVHATGMDDREMIEIGGDTGDYEHDRRTASRAELIGIMRPRVEEILEEVRVRLDAAGFDHLPSQQIVLTGGGSQIPGLDGLASKILGQQVRLGRPLRVHGLPQAATGPSFASAVGLSLFAAHPQDEWWDFDIPADKYPSRSLKRAVKWFKDNW comes from the coding sequence ATGAACGATCTATACGAAAGCCAGCGATCCATGCGCCACATGCGCAAGATTGCCATGCAGCGTGGTGTTGTGGCTATTCTGGACGTGGGCAGTTCCAAGATTGCCTGCCTGGTGTTGCGCTTTGACGGTGGCGATACGCTGAGCGACGAAGGCACCATCGGGTCTTTGGCGGGCCAATCCGGGTTTCGGGTGATCGGGGCGGCGACGACACGTTCGCGCGGCGTCAAGTTCGGCGAGATCGAGGCGATGAATGAAACCGAACGCGCGATCCGTACCGCCTTGCAGGCGGCGCAAAAGATGGCAGGCATCCGTGTGGATCATGTGATTGCCTGTTTCTCGGGGGCAGAGCCGCGCAGCTACGGGTTGGACGCGCAGATTGATCTGGACGGCGAAACCGTTACCGAAGACGATGTTGCCCGCGTTCTGGCCGAATGTGATGTGCCTGAATACGGCGAGGGGCGCGAGGTGCTGCACGCCCAACCGGTAAACTTTGCGCTGGATCACCGGTCGGGGTTGAGCGATCCGCGCGGTCAGCTGGGGCAGATGCTGTCGGTGGATATGCATATGCTGACGGTCGACGCCGCGGCGGTCCAGCATCTGGCGCATTGCATCAAACGCTGTGATCTGGAGCTGGCGGGCATCGCGTCGTCTTCCTATGCCTCCGGCATTTCGTCGCTGGTCGAGGACGAGCAAGAGTTGGGTGCCGCCTGTATCGATATGGGTGGCGGGTCGACCGGGGTGTCGATCTTTATCAAGAAGCATATGATTTACGCCGATACGGTCCGCATGGGCGGGGATCACGTGACACAGGACATTTCGCTGGGCTTGCAAGTGCCGACAGCGAATGCCGAACGGATCAAGACGTTCTATGGCGGGGTGCATGCCACCGGCATGGACGACCGTGAAATGATCGAGATCGGTGGAGATACAGGCGATTATGAGCACGACCGCCGCACGGCGTCGCGCGCCGAGCTGATCGGCATTATGCGCCCCCGCGTCGAGGAGATCCTCGAAGAGGTGCGCGTGCGTCTGGATGCCGCGGGTTTCGACCATTTGCCCAGCCAGCAAATCGTGCTGACCGGCGGTGGCAGCCAGATCCCCGGACTTGACGGGTTGGCGAGCAAGATTTTGGGCCAGCAGGTGCGTCTGGGCCGTCCGCTGCGCGTTCATGGGTTGCCGCAGGCCGCAACGGGGCCAAGCTTTGCCTCGGCAGTCGGGTTGTCGCTGTTTGCCGCACATCCGCAGGATGAATGGTGGGACTTTGACATTCCGGCGGACAAATACCCGTCACGCTCGCTGAAGCGCGCCGTGAAGTGGTTCAAGGACAACTGGTAA
- a CDS encoding NAD(P)/FAD-dependent oxidoreductase, with the protein MEFDTVIIGAGAAGMMCAAHAGGRVLVVDHAKAAGEKIRISGGGRCNFTNMYCGPENFLSGNPHFAKSALARYTQWDFIALVDAHGIAWHEKTLGQLFCDTSAKEIVAMLRTLMDDAGVALRLNTSVSGIQKLNNHFAMTLQDADKQTKIKATNLIIATGGKSIPKMGATGFAYDVARQFDIPVTDTRAGLVPFTFEGGRFADISGTATPSKVTAGGTTFEEALLFTHRGLSGPAVLQASSYWHEGEAITLNLIPANDLLEKLRNQRQTSGRKNFTTELAHHLPSRLVDHLAGAFDLSGNLADWSDARLTDLTDTLAAWQITPAGTEGYRTAEVTLGGIDTNALSSKTMMSKDVDGLYFIGEAVDVTGWLGGFNFQWAWSSGMAAARALSAQ; encoded by the coding sequence ATGGAATTTGATACGGTCATAATCGGCGCAGGGGCCGCAGGCATGATGTGCGCCGCCCATGCAGGCGGGCGCGTGTTGGTCGTGGATCACGCCAAGGCGGCGGGCGAAAAAATCCGCATCTCCGGCGGCGGGCGCTGCAACTTTACCAACATGTACTGCGGTCCTGAAAATTTTCTGTCCGGCAATCCGCATTTCGCGAAATCCGCTCTGGCCCGCTATACCCAATGGGATTTCATCGCCTTGGTCGACGCCCACGGCATCGCATGGCATGAAAAGACGCTGGGCCAATTGTTCTGCGACACCTCCGCAAAAGAGATCGTCGCCATGCTGCGTACCCTGATGGATGACGCAGGCGTCGCGCTGCGCCTGAACACGAGTGTCAGCGGCATTCAGAAGTTAAACAATCACTTCGCCATGACCCTGCAAGATGCTGACAAACAAACAAAAATCAAAGCAACAAACCTGATCATTGCCACCGGCGGCAAATCCATCCCCAAGATGGGGGCCACCGGTTTCGCCTATGATGTTGCGCGTCAGTTCGACATCCCAGTGACCGATACGCGCGCAGGCCTTGTGCCCTTCACCTTCGAGGGCGGGCGTTTCGCCGACATCTCCGGCACCGCCACCCCGTCCAAAGTGACCGCTGGTGGCACAACCTTTGAAGAGGCGCTGTTGTTCACCCATCGCGGCCTTTCCGGCCCCGCAGTGTTGCAAGCGTCCTCCTACTGGCACGAGGGCGAAGCGATCACCCTCAACCTTATCCCCGCCAATGACCTGCTGGAAAAACTGCGCAACCAACGACAGACCTCGGGGCGCAAGAATTTTACCACGGAACTGGCCCACCACCTGCCGTCCCGTTTGGTTGATCACCTTGCGGGCGCATTCGACCTGTCCGGCAATCTTGCCGATTGGTCCGACGCGCGGCTGACCGATCTTACCGACACCCTCGCCGCGTGGCAGATCACCCCCGCCGGCACCGAAGGGTACCGCACCGCCGAAGTCACCCTTGGCGGCATCGACACCAATGCCCTGTCGTCAAAAACCATGATGTCCAAAGATGTGGACGGCCTCTATTTTATCGGTGAAGCCGTCGACGTCACCGGCTGGCTCGGCGGGTTCAACTTTCAATGGGCTTGGTCCTCAGGCATGGCCGCCGCCCGCGCGCTTAGCGCTCAATAA
- a CDS encoding DUF2484 family protein, with protein MTLSLTLACFWALLANVLAMTPSRDNHWRNAYVLIAAGIPLLGFITVQHGPWVGLLVLAAGCSILRWPVIYFGRWLRSKAGGYKGPAE; from the coding sequence ATGACCCTGTCGCTGACCCTTGCCTGTTTCTGGGCGCTGCTGGCGAATGTGCTGGCGATGACCCCCAGCCGCGACAACCACTGGCGCAACGCCTATGTCCTGATTGCCGCCGGCATTCCCCTGCTTGGGTTTATCACCGTGCAACACGGGCCGTGGGTTGGTTTGCTGGTGCTGGCCGCGGGTTGTTCGATCCTGCGCTGGCCGGTGATCTATTTCGGCCGCTGGCTGCGCAGCAAGGCGGGCGGTTACAAAGGGCCGGCGGAATGA
- a CDS encoding DUF2484 family protein — translation MTLMLICILWVFASAGVAMLPMRQQYIPGIALLIAAPVLIFFIGQQVGWFMALLAIAAFVSMFRNPLKFIVAKLRGQNPQVPQ, via the coding sequence ATGACATTGATGTTAATCTGTATCCTATGGGTGTTTGCGTCCGCAGGGGTCGCGATGCTGCCGATGCGCCAGCAATATATTCCCGGCATTGCCTTGCTGATTGCGGCGCCGGTGTTGATCTTTTTCATCGGCCAGCAGGTCGGCTGGTTTATGGCGCTGCTCGCGATTGCGGCCTTTGTGTCGATGTTCCGCAATCCGTTGAAATTTATCGTCGCGAAACTGCGCGGCCAGAACCCGCAGGTGCCGCAATGA
- the murC gene encoding UDP-N-acetylmuramate--L-alanine ligase, translated as MNAAAATKLPTDVGPIHFVGIGGIGMSGIAEVLLNHGYRVQGSDLKASKITDRLKGLGATIFEGQKAENIEGAEVIVISSAIKPGNAELDAARLAGLPIVRRAEMLAELMRLKSNIAIAGTHGKTTTTTMVAELLVAGGIDPTVVNGGIIHAYGSNARMGQGEWMVVEADESDGTFNRLPATIAIVTNIDPEHMEHWGDFDTLRQGFLDFVSNIPFYGLAICCTDHDEVQKLVGKITDRRVLTYGFNAQADVRAKNLHYKAGVAHFDIHLQAEDMVIEGCALPMPGDHNVSNALAAVAVSRHLGMKLEEIREALAAFGGVNRRFTKVGEVDGVTIIDDYGHHPVEIAAVLKAARQATEGRVIAVHQPHRYSRLNHHFDEFCACFNDADVVGIAEVFSAGEDPIEGASRDDLVAGLIRHGHRHARSVQDQDDLARLVKEQAGPGDMVVCLGAGTISAWANELPEKLAALKGAVA; from the coding sequence ATGAACGCAGCTGCCGCAACCAAATTGCCTACCGATGTGGGACCGATCCATTTTGTGGGCATTGGCGGCATCGGAATGTCGGGCATCGCCGAGGTTTTGTTGAACCATGGCTATCGCGTGCAAGGCTCTGATTTGAAGGCATCCAAGATCACCGACCGGTTGAAAGGTCTGGGGGCGACGATTTTCGAGGGGCAGAAGGCGGAGAACATCGAGGGCGCGGAGGTTATTGTGATCTCATCCGCGATCAAACCGGGCAATGCGGAACTGGACGCTGCGCGTCTGGCCGGTCTGCCGATTGTGCGCCGTGCGGAAATGCTGGCCGAGTTGATGCGACTGAAATCCAACATTGCGATTGCGGGGACGCACGGCAAAACCACAACGACCACAATGGTGGCGGAGTTGCTGGTGGCGGGTGGCATTGACCCGACTGTTGTGAATGGCGGGATCATTCATGCCTATGGGTCGAACGCCCGTATGGGGCAGGGCGAATGGATGGTGGTTGAGGCGGACGAGAGCGACGGCACTTTCAACCGGTTGCCCGCGACAATTGCGATTGTAACGAACATCGACCCCGAACACATGGAACATTGGGGTGATTTCGACACGCTGCGTCAGGGGTTTCTTGATTTCGTGTCCAACATTCCGTTTTACGGGCTGGCCATCTGCTGCACCGATCATGACGAGGTGCAAAAACTGGTGGGCAAGATCACGGATCGCCGGGTCCTGACCTATGGGTTCAACGCGCAGGCTGATGTGCGGGCGAAAAATCTGCACTACAAGGCCGGCGTGGCCCATTTCGATATTCACTTGCAGGCCGAGGATATGGTGATCGAAGGCTGTGCCTTGCCGATGCCGGGGGATCACAACGTGTCGAACGCTTTGGCGGCAGTGGCAGTTTCGCGCCATCTGGGCATGAAGCTGGAAGAAATCCGCGAAGCCTTGGCTGCCTTTGGCGGCGTTAACCGGCGCTTTACGAAAGTAGGCGAAGTTGACGGGGTGACGATCATTGATGATTACGGCCACCATCCGGTGGAAATCGCCGCCGTGTTGAAAGCCGCGCGTCAGGCGACAGAGGGGCGCGTTATTGCTGTGCATCAGCCGCACCGTTACTCGCGATTGAACCACCATTTCGATGAATTCTGTGCCTGTTTCAATGATGCGGATGTAGTGGGCATTGCCGAGGTATTTTCGGCTGGGGAAGACCCGATTGAAGGTGCGTCGCGCGATGATCTGGTGGCGGGTTTGATCCGCCACGGGCACCGCCATGCGCGCAGTGTACAGGATCAGGACGATCTGGCGCGACTGGTGAAAGAACAGGCGGGACCGGGGGATATGGTGGTCTGTCTGGGGGCTGGTACCATCAGCGCCTGGGCCAACGAACTGCCTGAAAAGCTTGCGGCCCTGAAAGGGGCGGTGGCGTGA
- a CDS encoding redoxin domain-containing protein produces MTGLTAGSIFPKQEVAKLGGGTVNLGTPEGGHDWQLVVVYRGLHCPICKTYLATLDGLVSDFNELGVDVVAVSGDPEDKAQAMADEKELSVKLGYGLSVAQMQALGLYVSDPRSTQETDRPFAEPGLFVINDKGEIQILDISNAPFARPDPESIKNGIKFIRANDYPIRGTHKAA; encoded by the coding sequence ATGACAGGATTAACCGCAGGAAGCATTTTCCCCAAGCAAGAGGTCGCCAAGCTGGGCGGTGGAACGGTAAATTTGGGCACGCCCGAGGGAGGGCATGATTGGCAACTGGTCGTCGTTTATCGCGGTTTGCATTGCCCGATTTGCAAAACCTATCTGGCGACGCTCGACGGATTGGTCAGTGATTTCAACGAACTGGGCGTCGACGTTGTCGCGGTCTCTGGCGATCCCGAAGACAAGGCACAGGCGATGGCGGATGAAAAGGAGCTGTCAGTGAAATTGGGCTACGGGCTGAGCGTGGCACAGATGCAGGCGCTGGGGCTTTATGTCTCGGACCCGCGCAGCACGCAGGAAACCGACCGGCCCTTTGCCGAACCGGGGTTGTTTGTGATCAACGACAAGGGTGAAATCCAGATTCTGGATATTTCGAATGCGCCCTTTGCGCGTCCCGATCCCGAAAGCATCAAAAACGGTATCAAGTTCATCCGCGCCAACGATTATCCCATTCGCGGGACGCATAAGGCGGCCTGA
- a CDS encoding D-alanine--D-alanine ligase: protein MGGPSAEREVSLSSGKACAAALREHGGYTVIEVDAGRDLSAVLTEIKPDAVLNCLHGRWGEDGSVQGLLEWLGIPYTHSGILASALAMDKQRSKDVFRAHGLPVVESVLAAAADVRAGHVMAPPYVVKPNNEGSSVGVYLVQEAANGPPQLDADMPDEVMVEAFAPGREMTTTVMGDRALTVTDIITTGWYDYDAKYKEGGSSHVVPADIPQEIFDLCMEYALKAHHALGCRGISRTDFRWDESRGAAGLILLETNTQPGMTATSLTPEQGQAVGISFPDLCAWMVEDASCGR from the coding sequence ATGGGTGGCCCCTCGGCAGAGCGCGAGGTGTCGTTGAGTTCAGGCAAAGCCTGTGCAGCCGCATTGCGGGAACATGGCGGGTATACCGTGATCGAGGTCGATGCCGGCCGCGATCTGAGTGCCGTTTTAACAGAGATAAAGCCGGACGCGGTCCTGAACTGTCTGCATGGACGTTGGGGCGAGGATGGTTCGGTGCAGGGTCTGCTTGAATGGCTGGGCATTCCCTATACGCATTCAGGCATTTTGGCGTCCGCACTGGCGATGGACAAACAGCGCAGCAAGGATGTGTTCCGCGCCCATGGGTTGCCCGTGGTCGAAAGCGTCCTTGCGGCAGCAGCAGATGTGCGGGCAGGGCATGTGATGGCACCGCCCTATGTGGTGAAACCCAACAACGAAGGATCCTCTGTAGGGGTCTATCTGGTGCAGGAGGCGGCCAACGGCCCGCCGCAGCTGGACGCGGACATGCCCGACGAAGTGATGGTGGAAGCCTTTGCACCCGGCCGCGAGATGACAACCACCGTGATGGGCGACCGCGCGTTGACGGTGACGGATATCATCACCACCGGCTGGTATGATTATGACGCAAAATACAAGGAAGGCGGGTCAAGCCACGTTGTGCCGGCCGACATTCCGCAAGAGATTTTCGATCTGTGTATGGAATACGCGCTGAAAGCCCACCATGCTTTGGGCTGTCGCGGCATCAGCCGCACGGATTTTCGCTGGGATGAAAGCCGCGGTGCTGCGGGCCTGATCCTGCTTGAGACAAACACCCAACCCGGCATGACGGCCACTTCATTGACACCCGAGCAGGGGCAGGCGGTTGGAATCTCTTTCCCCGATCTCTGTGCATGGATGGTGGAGGACGCGTCATGTGGCCGCTGA